The window atatcaataaggtttatggaaagattgttgagttcaaatgggtaaagattgggttgaaaatggtaaaaatcttcaatgaatttaattgaagatttgagggtcgagttgatgtcggaatttggtgaaatttgtatgaatggactcgtggttggatgggcgttcatattttataacttttgtcgggttccgagatgtgggccccacaagcgatttttgagtgtaatttcggattttatggataaattagtattttgatatggaataaattcctataatttgggttgaatgaatcaaattaattgtgactagattcgagccgttcagaagttgttacgcgcagaatggaatttctggagcattgtttagcttgctcgacattggattcggcttgttcgaggtaagtaactcttctaatcttggagttgagggtatgaactctgaatatatgtattatgtgaattattgggaggtgacacacatgctaggtgacgggcgtgtgggtgtgcaccatgagaattgtgacataattgttttcgtggaattttgtagtcaaataatcttggcattttctatgtagttttatgttaaggaaattgagctgagaatcatattaaaaatcatgttgaggctatgtgacAGTATTATTAGGAcacacagaggtcatattgctgtgaattatttgttttaatttgaaaatttatactcagtcatattcgtgtcattacatatcatatctcagtctctgttgttatttattgatacatcatatcatcattttcgggctatttttatgatattgtgagcccatgagagagagactatagagattgatgactgagtgaggccgagggcctgattgtgaggataattatgggatcgctGCAGCAGgctatattggctttatatactttattattatgtggatcgggacTGCTCAcctacagcaggccttataggatttgttatagcacgtgagttgtcaatgaagatacagatattgatactataaaacgtgagttgtccgtgcagcaggtgagttgtccgtgcagattatagcgcttgggctgaaggaacccctccggagccTGTACACACCCCGAGTGAGCGcagatacctactgagtgcgagtgtcgagtgctgagtgtcGAGCGATtggaaggactgagtgactgggagaacTGACTGACTGAGAGGACTAGGTGACTGGGATGACTGAGTGAAATAATACTAttagagtatgcatatgattttatcactgagttgcatcgcattgacatgcacatatAACATGCATGCATAGAGACGTATTTTCCTCATACTGTAcaatatcacatcattcatgatttcttacacatgttgacagatgggcatagtgatgcatttgttttacacgggttatctgaaaagaaaatgaaacatctcatttattattgaaataatttttggaaaattattattttcaaacttattcatatttttggcaacttcggtaaacgatttgggtttccACTCATGTACTTcaaaggaagaactatttttttgaaatcatgatttagctgagcattttatctctgagttaatacttgtattatttgctttacctggttatggactgttgtggactattagttgtggacccgaccttggtacaagctcgtcactactttcaacctaaggctaggtttgttacttattaagtacatgcggtcggttgtactcatactatacttctgcaccctgcgtgcagatgttggctgctgatgttgctgtgttcgttgggagctggatatgaagatgtacctgcattccggttgtagctgcctattgttcatggtagccttagatttataacaatctgttcatgtacatttcgaacagatgatgtattatttcatatcagttttgtaaattctattcttagaagctcatgatttgtactaccagttcttgagaaaatgtattggttttatctattttcttttaattaattgctttattaattttattggaattggatagttggtaattggcttacctagcgggttgggttaggtgccatcacgactagttggattttgggtcgtgacaacaccaatggttgttcgatcacttgaagtgaataaggatttgtttcGACCTCCAAAAGAGGATGaagaactccttggtcccgaggtaccctatctcagtgcaattggtgcactaatgtatcttgctaatgctacaaggcctggcatagcattttctgttaatttgctagcaagatatagttcttctcctacatgAAAACATTGGAAcgagattaagcatatattgcgatatttaaagggaactcttgatatgggtttattttatgctaacaaagatagtgcaaatcttattggttatgcagatgtaggttatttatctgatccccataaagctagatctcaaaccgggtacgtgtttacatgtggaggtactgtcatatcatggcgctccacaaagcaatctattgttgccacttcttcaaattatgCTAAAATAATAGCTATCCATGAAGCAAGTAGgaaatgcgtatggttgagatcaataattaattttattcgagaaaaatgtggtttggaatgagAGAAAAGACCcgcaattttatacgaagacaatgttgcatgcataaccCAATTGAAGGAAGGATTTataaggagatagaacgaagcacatttcaccaaacttattctacacacacgatcttcagaaaaatgatgacattgatgtgcaacaaatccattCAAGTGACAATTCgtcagatttattcactaaatctttgccaacttcaacttttgagagatggtatacaagattggaatgcggagactcaaatatttgaaataaggttttcatcagggggagtaaaatacgtgatgtactcttttttccttactatatTTTTTTCCACAAAGTTTTCCTTATAAGTTTTTTAATGAGACAACGAgttatgcgtattactaaatatgtgtactctttttcattcactaggattttttcccatggggtttttcctagtaaggttttaatgaggcacattatcttttaatgaacatccaagggggagtgttataaatatattatattatggatgttcatttagtacttcgttgtaaataagcttcctggagaagcttatccatatgagactccgccgtaaatatatttatctgcttagtactctattggaaataagcttcctgaagaagtttatcctttcgctactccgttatggataaatattactaatggtagaagattatctatatctggtacaacaACAACTTtcaagcagcttgcagtagcagcttacaagcagcttacacagcagcttgcagtgaCATCTTACACAAcatcttcctttcttctataaatataaGAGAATTCAGTACATTATTtatataagtttgaagtttgaataataaatcaatttctctctatacttgtgtTTATTTTAcgatatttattttataacaaaacgATGTTATTTGATTGTTGAGTCAATTTATCCTCACCTCAACTAATTCTTATGTAATATATCTATAATTTTATCcactaaaatttaaaataatctcAAGAGACTAGcttttcaaaataatttaagataagAAGTTGATATTTTTATTAATGATGCCGGCCTTTACTGTGTGCCTTGGTTAATGGGGACACGTTTCATGTGAGGTCGCACAATCACATGACAAATTCATACTCCACTTTGGAGGTAATTAATGACCCCACGTGGACATCCACTGAATACATAATACCTTCTAAGTACAAAATTAAGCCTTCATTTTTTTAGTAAATTAACATTTGATTCCCGATCAATTGATGCCACTATTCTATCCACATACTTATAAATTTTTCACTAGCACGTACAATAAGTGCATTTCGTTGACGAGCAGGGCCGGAGGGAGAGTATAATTTGCGGGTTCGATCAAACCCAATAGCTTTCGTTCAAATTATGTATTTGTTTTAAGAAATTTATtgtacatgtataaattattaatttagaacccagtaacttaaaaaaTTTAGAAACCTGaacccataaattttaaattctggctccgccCATGTTGACGAGATGGATTGCTCAGTACCTCCACTTACAACTTCAGAGTTATGTGtcaccaaagaaaaaaaaatgcatTTCGTTAATACCAAATAGGCAGTAAGTTGACTTTTAAAATGTTGGTCAAAAACTTAATTTTAagctcaagaagaagaagaaaaacattcTTTTGGATAAATGAAGTAATAAGTAGAGTTAATCAAAGCCATAGAATAATTTTTTTCTAGTGTAAAAGTACTTGATTTCTAGTTCTATTAACTTGCACTAACTAACTAATATTaacgaaattttttattattgaCGTCATGATAAAATGTATAGAATCTTTCAAATCTCAACCCGTGGTACTTAGGAATTAAGCCATGTGGTAACTCACTATGTGGTGATTGTTGTATAGGACTTGAATATGAATTAATCGGTATCCCAAAGAGAGTATATATGGTGGGAATAACAAAATAAGAttaagtaaaatatttttttaaagaatagAAAAGGGAGCATATTCTAAGAAGATTTTTGTATGCCTTGCAAGTAATTAGCAATTTGATATAAAGTATTCCGAAAAGCCGAAAAACAAAGTGGGTGTGTGAAAGCGTGCGACAGCCCCACCGTTGCCTTCCTCTACACAACTTTTTTATTGCAAATACGAAATTATGCAAACCTTCTGTAGAATTGCACCCTCCGCCATGGCCTCCTTCCCTTGTTCTaaggttctttttttttttccctttctatCTTCCGCCCCTTTAATTTGTGTACATAGCTCTCTTtaaatatttttggtaatttgTAGAGTATTCTAAAACTACGACTTACAGTACAGCTTTGTTATGTGTCTGGAAGACTATggttattttttatttggcgtGGATGAATTGAAGTATTCTGCGGTTTCTGAAAATAGTTGAAGTGAATTGGAGAAATGATGAATTTATTTCGCCCGTGTGTTTTTTGCTCTCCCTAAATTGAATTCATGTTTCCTTGCTAGTTATGAATTTACTGTGAAGTCTTCACCAACTGTGTAATTTGAGTACCGATATATATAAATGTAGGAGTGATTTGTATTAAAGTTGGGATCTTTTTCACTTTTTATTGTATCCTTAATTAGCTTTTGATAATTCCTATGTTGGTCTGAGattttaaggtttaaggttttaCAAGAATTGCTTCTCCGTCAGTTATTTACTGATTCTATCTGATCTTCTTGTGGGACTCTTTTTGTTATTCTgcttcataattttttttttttttttggggggttgGGGTTGGGGTGGGGTGGTGGCTTAGTTACATGTGCTGCTTTTATTAGTATTTAGATCTTTAATCTTTTGGCTTGCATTTTGACTTAATTCTTTTTGTTGGTTTTCTTAGACTCAGACAGGGGTTTGTGTATGGCCTGGTTTGAGACAGCTTTCTCTTAGGAAGAATCTCCTCTATGGATTTATGCAGCTTTTCTCAATGCCGTTTAAGACCATACGTGGAGTTAGTCGGACGCTTGGAGTTTCTAATCTCTGTAGCATTACCAGTACGTCTTCTAGTTTGCAAATCGAACTGGTGAGTCCTCATTAACATGCATTTTATGTGCGTATAATGTTATTTGTTGTGTCATTTTAGTGTTGGAGACATTTAATTATTCTTTCCTCTCAATGGAAAAATATTTCACCCATTAGTGGCTTTAGAACATTGCTGAAtgtcctttctttcttttgtaagTTTATCTCGAACAAGTGATTGAGATAGAAAGTACTGATGCTAGAGGGGTTTAAAATTGTTCGAGCAGACCAGTAAGAAGAGCATATTTTCgtggtaacaacaacaacaacaaacccagtgaaatcccacaagtggaggtGTGGGGAGGGTAGTTTATATGCAGAACTTACCCCTATCCTATGAGGGTAGAGTGGCTGTTTCCGGTAGAACCTCGGCTCAAGAACAGAAAAGGGAGCAATAAACAAACAATAGCAATAACAATGTAATAGGACAATGAAAGCAAATGACCATGTAATAACAAAGATTTAGGAATAGGAAAATACAAGAATAGTTCTGATACTACCGGTAAGAATGACACACGGTGTACAAACAAGGAATTAGGAATAGTAAACTAAAACTAGTACTAATACTGCTGGTGAGACTAGGAGAAACTCTCGACTACCTGTCAACccacaaccctaatactcgacctccacaccttcctattgCGTGGTAATGTGCAAAAATGATTACTTTATATGAAGACGCCAAGTGTGACGGGTAGTGTTGCAATTTGGTATTAATGGCCTTTGTATACCCCTGAGATCACCGTAATTGATGATAGTCAGCTGTTAGAGTTAATTAACAGATCCTCCTGAGAGTTATCTGTATAACTAAGTGACATCTCGAAAGTTGCCATAGCAAAGCTGCTTGTCTATCATATGTTCACCTGCTCCGTGGGAGATAGCTTCAAAGGATGGATCTTGATGTTCAACATCTTTGGAATATGATGGGCATTTTTTACCCACCGTTTCTGAAGTAACTGCTGCACAACTGGTTAATTATTGAAATTCTAGAGGCCTGAATAGGAGGAGTTGGGTAGTTGTCCAGTATGCTGTAAAATGTGGGCTATAATATAGTGATTGAacgcacccaagggtgtggcctagtggtcaatgaagtgggtgagaactatgaggtctcaggttcaaatcccagcggAGACAAAAAACACTAGGCgatttcttcccatctatccaagccttggtggatagagttacctcGTACTtgttgctggtgggaggtggcaggtatcccgtggaattagtcgaggtgcgtgcaagctggcccggacaccacggttatcaaaaaaaaaaataataaaaaaaatcaatatcCTGCCTTTACAGGTCAAAACTTCTGAAATCTATCAAGGGCATTAACAATAGCTGTAGGGACTGAACTGAAGACTGAATCTATTTGGCGTGCTCATGACATTCCAACTTGTATGAACAATTCGATGAACTTCTTGAATGGGATTCCTTTCTTTAGCGCCTTATATTCTCTGATATGCAGACGTGTTCGTCTTTTTCTTACTGGGTAATATCTTTTTTGTATAAATTTTACCATAAGAAAGGCATAATGCTCTTACACTAGTGTTGCTAGTACAAAATAATCAAATATCTAAGTCTCAGCTCACAGAAATGGTAGTGTGCTACTTTCATTTTGGGTGGGAAAGATGGGAAATTTCGTGCTTTTTTATTTTCAGGAAGCAGATTTACTAGCTgagaaaaaataatataatttcttgcttttcttccaCTTTCTTTCCCTATGTGTTTCTGCTTTCTATTTCTGAACAAGAAAGCACAAATAGGAAATCTACATCTTGACTTTATAGTGTAACAAAGCTTTCCATCTCTATGTTGAGAAACCCTGATAGGTTTTGCTCATCTTTTCTGTTGTCTATTGCCAGATACCATGTCTCCAGGATAATTATGCATATCTATTGCACGATGTGGATACTGGAACAGTTGGTGTTGTGGATCCTTCTGAAGCTGTTCCTGTTATAGATGCACTTAGTAGAAACAACCGCAATTTGACTTACATTTTGAACACACATCATCACTATGATCACACTGGTGGCAACATGGAGTTAAAAGCAAGGTATGGGGCAAAGGTATGATGAGGTTTTCCTCTTGGCGCAGTGATTTGAATTGCAGCTATTAACATAAATCTAGTATTTTCTGAGTACTTCGATTGGTTCATTTTTTGTTTCCATTTTCAATGTTTTTCTTTTGGTTCTTTTTTCCCCTCCTTTTTAGGACGGGGGTTGGATTTTATCCGGTTACAGGTTTTGGTTCAACAGAGTGATCTTGAAAAGAAGGAATGTACAGTTGCTTTAGCGCTTCATTTCTGTTGCCATAAATCTCGTGAAATACTTTAAGTGCTGTTTGTACAATTTTCTCTGTTAGTATCTTTGCCAGGCATTGCTGGGGGGACTGGTTTAGATTACCGAATCTGGAATGAAATCCAAAAAGACAACTAAAATACCAAAAACTATTTTCCTTCAAGCTCAATGATTTTGGTTTTAGAACTGGGTAGAAATTAGAATTAACTTAAACTTACACTTAAAAAATCCTGTATAACTATAACAGGCAATTTCTCTTTGATTAGCAGATTAAGGGTCAATATATTTGTGTCAGCTGAAATTTTGTCAAAAAGGCTTTCATTTTTTACGTGATTTTGTAGGTAATTGGATCTGGAGTAGACAGTGATAGAATACCTGGTATTGATATAGCCCTAAATGATGGGGACCAATGGATGTTCGCAGGCCATGAGGTGCTTGTCATGGAGACTCCTGGTCATACGCGAGGTTGTATATTAGTGCCTGATATCATTTGAAGATTTCCTTGAACTGTCTGATAGtccttttttttttgctcttGAGGCTATATGACAGAACAGACATCTATTTCCCTGTCAAATAGCACGGTTCTTGTCTTTTGGTTTTCCGTCTTTCTTTTCCTGCTTCCCTTTATGGTTAAATATCAATTCCATTTTGGGAGCAGAGAACCATTTTTGTGTAGATTTTCTCATTCTATGAGTGGTTTTAGGTAGTTACTAATCCTTCATATTACTTGCTCGTCATGtgtgcttgcattagggtaggttgtctacatcatTCTCTTTGGGGTGCGGAACTTCCTCGGACCATGTGTGAATGCTGGAAGCTTTGTGCACCCGGCTGCCCTTTTTTTACTTGCTGGTCATGTGCTGTGGGAAATATCCATCTAGTGTAGGTTTACTAAGTCCGGTTGGGAGTAGGTTAACCAGTACATCCACATTGAGAAAATTCTTATCCATTAGTATAATAACATCTTACAAATGAGAGATTTGACATTTTACCACGATAATTATTGTCCTATGTCCAATTACTCATGGGAGATTAAGGAGAGAGATGATAGATCAAGGAAAGAGGTATTTTTATCAGAAATGTATTCCACTAAATAGAGCTGTATAATAATTCAAACGCTTAATTAATCTCTCCACGCGCTCCACTTTCATGTAAAACCATTTGATTGGGCGTGTTCTTTTTATGTCACACTATTTGATTGGATACGAAATTTAAAAGATTAGTTTGACTAGTAAATACATATATGACTGGTATTGGATGAATATATTAGTGTAGTATTTGAGAAGTTTATTTGAAAGAGATAACCATCAAAACTTTAAATAATTAGTTAAAATAGATGCGAATTGAGAAACTTTTGAAAGTTGATATTATGAATAGAATGATGTCAAACATTTTGGCATGTTCCAAAATAGAGATAGTGTCATTTAAAATTGGGAGAGATGTAGTCCCTTCGCTCTTCACTACAACTGTTTATTCTTTTCACTGATCTCTGACGAGAAATTTTAGATTGAGGGCAAAGTGGGGATTACTGCTGATCTAAACTGTGTTATCTTTTTGATCTTATGTGTTTTTATTTGCTTGAAATATCTCCTCAACATTACTAATACGAAAAAATGCATGACAGGGCATATCAGTTTTTACTTCCCGAGGTCAAAGACAATTTTCACAGGAGATACACTATTCAGCTTGTCTTGTGGTAAGCTTTTCGAAGGCACTCCTCAGCAGGTAAAGTAGAGTTCTATTTTGTGGGCCGTATGCATCTAGTTTGTCttgcattttatttttcttttattgagCTTCTGTATGTTCTTTTCTATTTGGCTTCAGATGTTGATGGTTCTCAACTAGCAAGTAAGTCAGACCGATTAAGTAGCATAAGTAAAACTAGtagtaaaaaatagaaaaagccACTGTTGGCCCAACGGAAGGGGGTTTCGGTGGTTGGGGTTACCAGGAAAAATTATATAATCTATCAAAACCATAAAAGTTTTTGGAGTGAGCTAGCCAAGTTTAAAATGTGGTAGTATAGGAAGAAATATCTCTTACCTATCATACCCCGGTGTTAAATACTATGCTTATTGCTTTGGTTTGGGTGGAACAAGAACTAAAACTGTCTGCTATATAATCTGAAATTGGAATGTGAATGAGTGATGCATCATCTATCTTAACAGAGCTAGGTCCGCTGTGCAGAAAGACTTTCGTGAGGGCACTTGCCGACCGTAAATAATAAATACTACTAAAAAAGATAATCTTTATGTTACAGATGCTCTCTTCATTGAGGAAGATCATGTCCTTACCAGATGATACAAATGTTTACTGTGGCCACGAGTATACATTGGTAAATTAACTTTTGAACATTATTGTTCGGTGATAACTTAGATAGCGTTGACAGCTGCTTCTGACCTGACTATTTGACATGTTCTAACAGAGCAATTCAAAGTTCGCACTTTCTGTAGAACCTGGTAATGAAGAATTGCAGTCATATGCCGCACAAGTTGTCAATCTCCGCAAGAAGGGCTTGCCAACGGTAAGCTTGTTTTCCTGAAAACTCTAATGAGAACAATCTAGCGGTTTAGCTAAATTGTAAATATTTTGGGATGATTCGAATGATTCATGAATTTCTTCCTAGGTGTCTTACCTTCCTAGGTTGAGGAATCCAGTAATATCTATGTTGCATTTTTGATTTTTACACAAAAAAAACTATGCGTAATAGGTAAAAGTATGTGTATATCTTCCCCTCTATTTTTTGGGAATATTTATCTGCTAACTGTCAGTGTTTGCTAAGTATATCTTTTGATGCTTTAGATTCCAACAACGCTCAAAGCAGAGAAGCTATGCAATCCATTTCTTCGAACTTCAAGTACAGAAATCCGGAAGTTGCTAAACATTCCACCCACTGCTGATGACACAGAAGCCTTGGGAGCCATTCGTCGTGCCAAGGATAACTTTTAGGAATTCGCCTATAAATGACCCAGACAATGTGTTAGATACAATTTTTGTATAGGGAAAGTACATCTACAAGTGAGAAAACAGACAAGGAATACCTGATTCCTGTTCATGTTTCTCTTAACTTGGAGAGTCCAGATTCTGCCTTGGACTCTCTGTCTTTCTGATAACATATCACATACGCTTAAATTTGACCCGACAGAGTTGTTACAGTAAGAAATGCTTTTTAGTTACTACTGTATTTATTTTATGGATCAAGTTTGAAATTTACTTTTTCATTTTATAATGAATGTGTGTACCATTTCTTTCAATCGTAGCATTTTGCAGTTTGAATTCTGAAAAGGACGAGGAAAGAGAGAACATGACCAGAATCCTAACTGGACACTGCTTTTATGTTTTCCCCGAATTTCATTAGTTCATTATGAAAATACTTTCCAGGTGTTAATTGAAACAATTGATGTCAGAGTAAAACTTGATTTCTTCATAGAGGAAATTAACTTTTGCATTATCTTTCTTATGCATATACACAATAccaatttcttttgattttttatttactaTGTACGGAATTAGAAGTCTGAGACatagttttaaattttatagATAGATTTCTGATGATAGTTAACTATGGCTTTGTAAAGATTATTGCTTGGGATTAATACAAAAGTTTAGTTCCAAAAGAATATTATTAATCACCAAAACCAAATTTAATAAAATGTGCacattttgatttttcattttaatttgGTTAGACTTCTCGATGTTTCTTCGCCGTGTCCCCACAAGGACAAATGGAAGGAAGGATAACTTGCCAAggaaataatacaaacaagaggGTTAAAGTTGTCCATTTACAAATACAACCGAAAAAGATGTGACTTCTTATAGCATTGGATTCACATAATTCCCTCTTTCTTATCGGcgcctcctcttcttcttcttttcttcttctctcttctaaGCAAACCGAAAGCGAAAAACGCCTTTCTCAAATACATATAAttattttctgattttctatTGCTATCAAAattttctcttctctcttttctcgGTTTTCCAAATCTCAATCTAATaattttttctagtttttttttcgTGTTAAACTAGTTTTTTAGGGTTCGATAATGGCGCCGCCGGGAGAGATGCCGTCTAATAATCTATGGGTTGGTAATCTAACCCCCGACGTAACGGAAGCCGATCTAACGGGTCTGTTCCAGAAGTACGGGCCGGTTGATAGCGTAACCTCATATTCGGCTCGTGGTTTCGCTTTTCTCTATTTCAAGAACATCAACGACGCTAAAGAGGCTAAGGACGCGCTTCAAGGATCTTTCTTTCACGGCAATCCACTTAGGATTGAGTTCGCAAAACCggtttgtttttttgtttttatgttcAATCAGatggatttttgttgttttttcatcgatgtttataaatttatttttgttaGTATTTGTCGTCAACGTTTGTGTGTTCCCGATCATCTACAGGAAGCCCTTAAGCCTTTTCCCtcactcaaaaatcaaaacaaaagataAAATGACTAGCCAAACGAGATCTACGCCGGAGATAAGTAGATGCGtagaaaatagaaaaaggaaatagaTGAACAATATAGgaagaaaaaaagtatttttttacctatgacaacaacaacaagtatTTTTACCtatgacaacaacaacaagtcaACAACAACTTGGATCTGGGGAGGGttggatatctaacgggtagaGAGACATTTTTTCACTTTATGGATGTTATTATTTTAGTAATTGAAATATGCCGATTTTGTTCTAATGCGAATACGCTATTAGAGAAGCAATGTATCGTAAATTCGGCCGAAATCGTTGAAATCAAATTTCTGCAATTAGGAGATCTGGCCAACATCTATTTGCAGTTCCCTCCCAAACATTTACCAATCTGTGTTGAAGAGGAAATATTTTTATCAGCTGCGAAATCGGTGATTGGTACATTGAACTTATGAACCGAACAAAATTAGACCAGGCAAATAACCTTTATGGAGTTTTCTGAATACTGCGCAACTGA is drawn from Nicotiana tabacum cultivar K326 chromosome 22, ASM71507v2, whole genome shotgun sequence and contains these coding sequences:
- the LOC107763231 gene encoding putative hydroxyacylglutathione hydrolase 2, chloroplastic isoform X1 → MQTFCRIAPSAMASFPCSKTQTGVCVWPGLRQLSLRKNLLYGFMQLFSMPFKTIRGVSRTLGVSNLCSITSTSSSLQIELIPCLQDNYAYLLHDVDTGTVGVVDPSEAVPVIDALSRNNRNLTYILNTHHHYDHTGGNMELKARYGAKVIGSGVDSDRIPGIDIALNDGDQWMFAGHEVLVMETPGHTRGHISFYFPRSKTIFTGDTLFSLSCGKLFEGTPQQMLSSLRKIMSLPDDTNVYCGHEYTLSNSKFALSVEPGNEELQSYAAQVVNLRKKGLPTIPTTLKAEKLCNPFLRTSSTEIRKLLNIPPTADDTEALGAIRRAKDNF
- the LOC107763231 gene encoding putative hydroxyacylglutathione hydrolase 2, chloroplastic isoform X2 — its product is MQLFSMPFKTIRGVSRTLGVSNLCSITSTSSSLQIELIPCLQDNYAYLLHDVDTGTVGVVDPSEAVPVIDALSRNNRNLTYILNTHHHYDHTGGNMELKARYGAKVIGSGVDSDRIPGIDIALNDGDQWMFAGHEVLVMETPGHTRGHISFYFPRSKTIFTGDTLFSLSCGKLFEGTPQQMLSSLRKIMSLPDDTNVYCGHEYTLSNSKFALSVEPGNEELQSYAAQVVNLRKKGLPTIPTTLKAEKLCNPFLRTSSTEIRKLLNIPPTADDTEALGAIRRAKDNF